The sequence below is a genomic window from Rickettsiales bacterium.
GCCTTCAAAAACTAGGTGTTAAAATTGAGAAAGAAAATAACCAATATATCGTTGATGGCGTTGGGGTTGGCGGGCTTAGTGAGCCAACTGATTTTCTAGATTGTGGAAATTCTGGCACTGGTTGCAGGCTTCTGATGGGTTTGGTTGCACCATATAATTTCCGCACTTTCTTTACGGGCGATGAGAGTTTGAGAGGCAGGCCGATGCGTCGTGTTACAGCACCACTGCAATTAATGGGGGCAAATTTTGAAGCTCGCGAGGAAAATTTTTTACCTCTCATGGTTAAAGGTGGGGAGCAAATGCTGCCAATTGAATATGAGCTTCCAGTTGCATCAGCACAAGTTAAATCTGCAATTCTGCTCTGTGCATTAAACACGCCTGGCATTACTACAATTATTGAAAAAGAGAAAACTAGGGATCACACTGAAATGATGATTAAACATTTCGGTGGTGAAATTTCTATTACCCAAGAAAATGGCTTGAATATTATTAAATATTTAGGGCAACAAAATTTTGTTCCAAAAGATGTTATTGTGCCGGCTGATCCTTCCTCTGCAGCCTTCCCTTTGGTTGCTGCGATAATTACTGAAGGCTCAGAAGTTACGATTAAAAATGTACTAATAAACCCAACCAGAATTGGCTTATATATTACTCTGCAAGAGATGGGGGCAAATCTGGAGTTCACTAATAAAAGAATAGAAGCCGGTGAAGAAGTTGCAGATATTATTGCCAGATATTCCCCTAATTTGCAAGCAGTTGAAGTGCCAGCAGAACGAGCCCCTTCAATGATTGATGAATATCCAATCCTTTCTATAGTTGCGGCCAAAGCCAAAGGCAAAACGATTATGAAAGGCTTAACTGAGCTTAAAGTTAAAGAAAGTAATCGTTTAGAGGCAATTAGAAAAGGCTTGGAATTATGCGGTGTTGAGGCGGTTATTAGTGCTGATGATACTTTAAGTTTAGAGGGTGGCGAGATAAAAGGCGGTGCGTTAATTCCAACTCATGGTGATCACCGAATTGCGATGAGCTTCCTTGTTGCAGGCTTGATTTCAAGTGAACCTATTTCAGTTGATAAACCAGAAATGATTTCAACTTCCTTCCCTAAATTCAAAGAATTGATGATTTCCCTTGGCGCAAAAATTCTTGCAAAAATTGATTAATAAAATTTATAGATTTTTTAATTGCCCTATTTAGCCTTTATAAATAACATTAAATAAACTAATTTAATTATTATAAACAGCCAAATTTGTTAGTTTATAGGTTAGTAACTTATCGGTTACGCAATATAAAGGAGGTAATCCAATGTCTACTTCGTGTATATTTAACTGCAAATTATCAAAGATGGATAGGGTTACTGCTTTTGGTTTTTAAGCATACTCAATTTATTAAGGTAGTTTTGCAGTTACTTTGTTGCTGAAAAAGGCTACCGAGGGGCAGTAAGGGTTTGAGCGGTGACACCGCAATTTCTCTTACTGCTTTTAATCAAATAAATTTAGTTTCATATAATTATTTATAAATTTGCTTTAATCAAAGCTAGATTCGGTTCTATAGTGAGAATTTCTAACCTTAAATTCCTTGCAAAAGGTTGAAAATTATGTAATTTCATTGCTTCAATAATATAATTTTTCCAAGATGACAGCGTTTGAAAATCCTCAAAATGGTGCGGAACTTTTATTAAATACCCTCGTTGAAATGGGTGTAGATGTTATTTTTGGCTATCCGGGCGGTGCGGTTTTGCCAATCTATGATGCGATTTTTAAGCAAGATAAAATTTGCCATATTTTAGTTCGCCACGAACAAGGTGCAGCTCACGCGGCAGAGGGTTATGCGAGATCAACTGGTAAGGTTGGTTGTTTGCTTGTAACATCGGGGCCGGGTGCTACAAACACGGTTACAGGGCTTACTGATGCGATGTTAGATTCTATCCCAATTGTGTGTTTAACAGGGCAGGTTGCAACGCATCTTATCGGCTCTGATGCCTTCCAAGAAGCTGACACGGTGGGCATTACAATGCCTTGC
It includes:
- the aroA gene encoding 3-phosphoshikimate 1-carboxyvinyltransferase, with product MPNNFTSNKSSKLAGNIIVPGDKSISHRALIFASQAIGRTKISGLLESEDVLNTKACLQKLGVKIEKENNQYIVDGVGVGGLSEPTDFLDCGNSGTGCRLLMGLVAPYNFRTFFTGDESLRGRPMRRVTAPLQLMGANFEAREENFLPLMVKGGEQMLPIEYELPVASAQVKSAILLCALNTPGITTIIEKEKTRDHTEMMIKHFGGEISITQENGLNIIKYLGQQNFVPKDVIVPADPSSAAFPLVAAIITEGSEVTIKNVLINPTRIGLYITLQEMGANLEFTNKRIEAGEEVADIIARYSPNLQAVEVPAERAPSMIDEYPILSIVAAKAKGKTIMKGLTELKVKESNRLEAIRKGLELCGVEAVISADDTLSLEGGEIKGGALIPTHGDHRIAMSFLVAGLISSEPISVDKPEMISTSFPKFKELMISLGAKILAKID